In Gloeomargarita sp. SKYB120, a single window of DNA contains:
- the crtH gene encoding carotene isomerase, with the protein MAQWDVIVIGAGIGGLVAATQLARRGASVLVLEKYLIPGGSAGYFERNGYRFDVGASMIFGLGTQGTTNLLTRALVAVDQKLEAIPDPVQVHYHLPGGRQVRVHRDYEQFLAELTQLFPHEKSGIRRFYDECWRVFHYLNSIELLSLEEPRYLFRVFVQNPGACLGLARYLPWNVGPLARKYLRDPELLKFIDLECYIWSVVPADLTPLINAGMVFSDRHYGGIHYPKGGVGQIAQKLVAGLQRYGGVIHYQSRVTRIVLEKGKAVGVELASGQCYRARRVISNATRWDTFGGLLPDVPPAEQRWRRRYQPSPSFLSLHLGVKATAIPTATACHHVLLEDWGSMTDPYQTLFVSIPTVLDPDLAPPGYHIVHAFTPCWLSDWAHLSPKEYERQKEAKAGQVIERLMRLFPRLDQDLDYMEVGTPRTHRRFLGRKDGTYGPMPRRVLPGLLPMPLNRTCIPGLYCVGDSTFPGQGLNAVAFSGFACAHRVAADLGL; encoded by the coding sequence GTGGCCCAATGGGATGTCATCGTTATCGGAGCTGGGATTGGGGGCTTGGTCGCTGCCACCCAGTTGGCTCGCCGGGGCGCTAGCGTTTTGGTGCTGGAGAAATATCTCATCCCTGGTGGGAGCGCCGGTTATTTTGAGCGCAATGGCTACCGGTTTGACGTAGGCGCTTCCATGATTTTTGGGTTGGGCACCCAGGGCACCACCAACCTGCTCACGCGGGCCTTGGTGGCGGTGGACCAAAAGCTGGAGGCGATTCCCGACCCCGTGCAGGTGCATTACCATTTGCCGGGAGGCCGACAGGTGCGGGTGCATCGGGATTATGAACAGTTTTTGGCGGAATTGACCCAGCTTTTCCCCCATGAAAAAAGCGGTATCCGCCGCTTTTATGACGAGTGCTGGCGCGTGTTTCACTATCTCAATTCCATCGAACTGTTATCTTTGGAAGAACCCCGTTATCTGTTCCGGGTTTTCGTGCAAAATCCAGGCGCTTGCCTGGGTTTGGCCCGCTACTTGCCTTGGAATGTCGGTCCCCTTGCCCGCAAGTACCTCCGCGACCCCGAACTGCTGAAATTTATTGACCTGGAGTGTTATATCTGGTCGGTGGTGCCGGCGGATTTAACACCGCTGATCAACGCGGGCATGGTGTTTTCCGACCGGCATTACGGGGGGATTCACTATCCGAAAGGGGGTGTGGGTCAAATCGCGCAAAAACTAGTGGCGGGCCTGCAAAGATACGGCGGTGTCATTCATTACCAGAGCCGTGTGACTCGCATTGTCTTGGAAAAAGGGAAGGCCGTTGGCGTCGAACTGGCTAGCGGCCAATGTTACCGCGCCAGACGAGTGATTTCCAATGCCACTCGCTGGGACACCTTCGGTGGCTTGTTGCCGGACGTTCCCCCCGCCGAGCAGCGCTGGCGCCGCCGTTATCAGCCATCTCCCAGTTTTTTGAGCTTGCATCTGGGCGTCAAAGCCACTGCCATTCCCACGGCCACGGCCTGTCATCACGTGCTACTGGAAGATTGGGGGTCCATGACCGACCCTTACCAAACTCTGTTTGTCTCGATTCCCACCGTGCTAGACCCGGACTTGGCCCCGCCGGGCTATCACATCGTCCATGCGTTTACCCCCTGCTGGCTGTCGGATTGGGCGCATTTATCCCCCAAGGAATACGAGCGTCAGAAGGAAGCGAAAGCCGGCCAAGTGATTGAGCGCTTGATGCGGCTGTTCCCCCGGTTGGATCAGGATTTGGACTACATGGAGGTGGGCACGCCCCGCACTCACCGCCGCTTTCTAGGACGCAAGGATGGCACCTACGGCCCAATGCCCCGGCGCGTTTTACCTGGACTGCTTCCCATGCCCCTCAACCGCACCTGTATTCCTGGCCTGTACTGCGTAGGCGATAGCACCTTTCCGGGCCAAGGTCTCAACGCAGTGGCGTTTTCCGGCTTCGCCTGCGCCCATCGGGTGGCTGCTGATCTAGGCCTTTAA